The genomic DNA GCCCGGACAAGGACAAGGCCGCGTTTTTCGAGACCTATCTCGACGGCATCCGCAAGAGCGGCTCCTCGATCGGCGCGGTGATCGAAATCGTCGCCGAAGGCGTGCCCGCCGGACTGGGCGCGCCGATCTACGCCAAGCTCGATTCCGATCTGGCGGGGGCGATGATGACCATCAACGCGGTGAAGGGCGTCGAGATCGGCGCCGGCTTTGGCGCGGCCGAGCTCACCGGCGAGGAGAATGCCGACGAGATGCGCACCGGCAATGACGGTACGCGCTTCCTGTCCAACCATGCCGGCGGCGTGCTGGGCGGGATCTCCACGGGGCAGCCGGTGGTGGTGCGTTTCGCGGTGAAGCCGACCTCCTCGATCCTGCAGCCCCGCCGGACTGTCGATCGCCAGGGCGCAGACACCGAAATCTTCACGAAGGGCCGCCATGACCCCTGCGTCGGCATCCGCGCCGTTCCCGTCGGCGAGGCCATGATGGCGTGCGTGCTGGCCGACCACTTTCTGCGCGACCGCGGGCAGGTGGGGCGCTAGCGCCGAGTAGGGCGTCGCGCCGCGGTACTACCCACCGCGCAGCTTGACGATCCCGCAACTTCGTCAGCAAATGCGGGCATGCAAAGCTCCGAGCTCCAGCGCGTCTCTAACTGGCTGATCGACGGCGCTTGGGCAGCTCAGGAGTCGACCGTAGGGATTGCCGATTTCTGCGAACATCTCGTCGCGGCCGGCCTGCCGCTGACGCGTTTCGGCATTTTCATCCGTACGCTGCATCCCGAAGTCTTCGGCCGCAACTTCATCTGGCGGCAGGGGGAGGAGGTCGAAGTCGGCACCGTCGATTTCGACATCCTGGACACCCCCGAATTCGCCCGCAGTCCGCTCCGCATCGTCTTCGAGCAGGGCATCGAGGTCAGGGGACGCGCAAGCGATCCCCACAGCACGCGGTTTCCGTTCGTCAACGACATGCGGGCCGAAGGCGCGACCGACTACGTCGCGGTGCCGATGCCGTTTCTCGACGGCTCGGTCCATGCCACGAGCTGGGTGACACGGCATCCGGGCGGCTTCAGCGATGACCATATCGCGGCGATCCGGTCCATCGTGACGCCGCTGGCGCGCGTCAGCGAGATCATCACCCTGCGCCGTACCGCCGAGATGCTGCTCGACACCTATGTGGGCAACCGCGCCGGCGCGCGCATCCTCGGCGGCCAGATCCGCCGTGGCCATAACGACACGATGCAGGCCGCGATCTGGCTCTCGGACCTGCGCGGCTTCACCGCGCTCTCGGACCGGCTGCCCGCCGAGACCGTCGTCGAGATCCTCAACCACTATTTCGATTGCCAGGTCACCGCGATCCGTGGCCATGGCGGCGAGGTACTGAAATTCATGGGCGACGGCCTGCTCGCGGTGTTTCCGATCGACGAATATGTCGGCGACGCCGCTCATGTCTGCGCGCGCGTGCTGGAAGCGGCGCGCGAATCCCGCGCCAGCGTCGAGGCGCTGGCCTTTCCAGTCGGCGACGCCGTCGAGCGCTTCCGCTTCGGTGTCGCGCTGCATGTCGGCAACATCCTCTACGGCAATATCGGCGGCGGCAACCGCCTCGACTTCACCTGCATCGGCCCCGCGGTGAACCTTGCCGCAAGGCTTGAGAAGATCACGGGTCGGCTGGGGCGGACCGTCGTCGCCTCGGAAGGTTTTGCCAATGTCTGCCGGCACGACTGGCACGAGCTCGGCGAATTTCCGATTGCCGGGTTCTCCAAGGCGCAGCGCGTGTACGGGCTGGCGGAAGAGACGCCGGCGCTGGTCGATTGAGCCGCTATTCCTCCGGCTCGGTCGTGAACAGCAGTGGATAGCCCTTGGCGCGGCCGGCGTCGGTGGCGCGGGTCGCCTTGGTCTCGGCGACGTCCTTGGTGAATACGGCGACGACGCAGGCCCCTAGCTTGTGGGCGGTGATCATGACCTTAAAGGCCTGATCCTC from Bradyrhizobium sp. CCBAU 53351 includes the following:
- the clpS gene encoding ATP-dependent Clp protease adapter ClpS gives rise to the protein MNDTVTKPKTRTKTKVERPKLHKVILINDDYTPREFVTMVLKAEFRMTEDQAFKVMITAHKLGACVVAVFTKDVAETKATRATDAGRAKGYPLLFTTEPEE
- a CDS encoding adenylate/guanylate cyclase domain-containing protein, which translates into the protein MQSSELQRVSNWLIDGAWAAQESTVGIADFCEHLVAAGLPLTRFGIFIRTLHPEVFGRNFIWRQGEEVEVGTVDFDILDTPEFARSPLRIVFEQGIEVRGRASDPHSTRFPFVNDMRAEGATDYVAVPMPFLDGSVHATSWVTRHPGGFSDDHIAAIRSIVTPLARVSEIITLRRTAEMLLDTYVGNRAGARILGGQIRRGHNDTMQAAIWLSDLRGFTALSDRLPAETVVEILNHYFDCQVTAIRGHGGEVLKFMGDGLLAVFPIDEYVGDAAHVCARVLEAARESRASVEALAFPVGDAVERFRFGVALHVGNILYGNIGGGNRLDFTCIGPAVNLAARLEKITGRLGRTVVASEGFANVCRHDWHELGEFPIAGFSKAQRVYGLAEETPALVD